The region TTTCTTTTTGGAAGGCAATGTTCCCTGAAGGAAGAGCATAAAATCCTATATGTTTTGCATATGCTGCAAAATGAACTAAAATTCCATTCAACGCAAATGTTGGCATTGCGTAACTGATGATTTCCTTTGCTTCTGGTGCTTCTTTTTGAATTGTACTTCGAATTTTCTGAAGGATGATTTGAACATCCTTCGGAAAATTTTCTATATATTCATCGATTGATTTAGGAATCTTAGTCGATTTCATACTGAATTAGTTTTAAACCTTGGCTTGTTTCCAACTTCCTTTTGTGAACAACCAAAGAGTGTATACGCCTACAGAAGATTCTGAAATCATGATTGCCCAGAATACACCTGTAGGACCAAAAGCTAAGTGTTTTCCTAAGAGATAAGCCAATGGAATTTGAATCACCCAAAAGAAGATCACATTGATTTTTGTGGGAGTGATGGTGTCACCGGCTCCATTAAATGCCTGACCTGCAGCCATCCACCATGCATAGATAAAGTAAGAATAAGATACAATTTGTAACCATTCTCCACCGATCCTAATGACTTCTTTGTCAGTAGAAAAAATTGCGATTAAGTTCTCACTCCACAAGAAATAAATGATAGAAACAATGATCAAATAACCCATGTTACAGAATCCTGTAAACCATACTGATTGTTCTGCGCGCTCTGGTTTTCCAGCTCCAAGGTTTTGACCTACTAAGGTTGCCACTGCATTGGACATCCCCCAAGAAGGCATCATGGTAAACATCATGGTTCGCATTGCGATGGTGGCTCCAGCAACGGTTTGGCTTCCAAACTCGGAAAGGATTCTCATAATAAAAATCCATGATGTCATTCCCACAATCATCTGGCCAATTCCACCAAGGGAAGTTTTTAATAAACCTTGGATCGTCTCCCATTCAATTTTTAGGTGTGATTTAAGAATTTTTATATGTTTTCCACCTTGGAATAACAACCACAATTGAAATAATACACCGATCCCACGACCAAGGTTTGTGGCAATGGCTGCACCTGTGATTCCGTATGCAGGAATTGGGCCCCATCCAAAAATTAGAATAGGATCTAAAACTATGTTTAGTCCATTAGAAATCCACAATACTCTCATCGAAATTGCGGCATCTCCTGCACCACGAAATACTGCATTGATGAGAAATAATAAAACAACTACGATATTTCCACCTAACATCCATTGCATATAGTGGTAACCTTCTGTCAGTACCCATT is a window of Leptospira kanakyensis DNA encoding:
- a CDS encoding iron chaperone yields the protein MKSTKIPKSIDEYIENFPKDVQIILQKIRSTIQKEAPEAKEIISYAMPTFALNGILVHFAAYAKHIGFYALPSGNIAFQKEISKYKFGKGSIQFPLSEPIPYVLIKKIVKFRVAENLEKTKKKTQKKKTTHPKKTISKKS
- a CDS encoding MATE family efflux transporter; its protein translation is MTSASLWNDLKKALAGSEEDYTEVSIRKALFLLSVPMVLELVLESVFAVVDIYFVSALGASAVATVGLTETYLFLLYSVAMGLSFSVTAIVARRIGEKEKDKAGVAAVQSIWIAIIASIPFAIAGIFFSKELLALMGGDEWVLTEGYHYMQWMLGGNIVVVLLFLINAVFRGAGDAAISMRVLWISNGLNIVLDPILIFGWGPIPAYGITGAAIATNLGRGIGVLFQLWLLFQGGKHIKILKSHLKIEWETIQGLLKTSLGGIGQMIVGMTSWIFIMRILSEFGSQTVAGATIAMRTMMFTMMPSWGMSNAVATLVGQNLGAGKPERAEQSVWFTGFCNMGYLIIVSIIYFLWSENLIAIFSTDKEVIRIGGEWLQIVSYSYFIYAWWMAAGQAFNGAGDTITPTKINVIFFWVIQIPLAYLLGKHLAFGPTGVFWAIMISESSVGVYTLWLFTKGSWKQAKV